From the genome of Capricornis sumatraensis isolate serow.1 chromosome 17, serow.2, whole genome shotgun sequence, one region includes:
- the COMT gene encoding catechol O-methyltransferase — MLEAPPLLLAAGAVGLSLLALRWLALSDLRLFGWAFIGWNEFIVNPVRNLLMGSSKEQRILQHVLQHAEAGDPQSVVAAIDSYSSEKEWAMHVGEKKGEIVDSVLREQRPSVLLELGAYCGYSAVRMARLLLPGARLLTIELNPDYAAITQRMVEFAGLQDKVTVILGASQDIIPQLKEKYDVDTLDMVFIDHWKDRYLPDTLLLEECGLLRKGTVLLADNVVFPGAPDFLEYVRGSSRFECSHFSSYLEYSKVVDGLEKVVYKGPSDPARP; from the exons ATGCTGGAGGCCCCGCCCCTGCTGCTGGCCGCTGGCGCCGTAGGCCTGTCCCTGCTCGCGCTGCGGTGGCTGGCCCTATCGGACCTGCGGCTCTTCGGCTGGGCCTTTATCGGCTGGAACGAGTTCATCGTGAACCCCGTCCGCAACCTCCTCATGGGCAGCAGCAAGGAGCAACGCATCCTGCAACACGTGCTTCAGCACGCGGAGGCCGGGGACCCGCAGAGCGTGGTGGCCGCCATCGACAGCTACAGCTCGGAGAAGGAGTGGGCCATGCACGTGGGCGAGAAGAAAG GGGAGATCGTGGACTCCGTGCTGAGGGAGCAGCGGCCATCCGTGCTGCTGGAGCTGGGCGCCTACTGCGGCTACTCGGCGGTGCGAATGGCCCGCCTGCTGCTGCCGGGCGCCCGGCTGCTCACCATCGAGCTCAACCCCGACTATGCCGCCATCACCCAGCGGATGGTGGAGTTTGCAGGCCTGCAGGACAAG GTGACTGTTATTCTTGGAGCATCCCAGGACATCATCCCCCAGCTGAAGGAGAAATATGACGTGGACACGCTGGACATGGTCTTCATCGACCACTGGAAGGACCGCTACCTGCCGGACACGCTTCTCCTGGAG GAGTGCGGCCTGCTGCGGAAGGGGACAGTGCTGCTGGCTGACAACGTCGTCTTCCCTGGGGCGCCCGACTTTCTGGAGTACGTGCGCGGGAGCAGCCGCTTCGAGTGCTCACACTTCAGCTCGTACCTGGAGTACTCCAAGGTGGTGGACGGCTTGGAGAAGGTCGTCTACAAGGGCCCGAGCGACCCCGCTCGGCCCTGA
- the ARVCF gene encoding splicing regulator ARVCF isoform X2: protein MPAELRQEQSPGSQASLATMPEAPEVLEETVTVEEDPGTPTSHVSIVTSEDGTTRRTETKVTKTVKTVTTRTLRQVPVGPDGLPLLDGGPPLGPFTDGPLDRHFLLRGGGPAATVSRTCLGGGGGGFPEEPRDVPGYGSLSRGLGVRPPRGGPPGPGPGDGCFTLPGRREAFPAGPVLEPGLPAGRSQPERFQAEPYGLEDDARSLAADEEGAPELEPEYGTAARRRPDCGRGLRARAYEDVADDGCELMEERPATAAPLAQPERGSLGSLERAARRSPSADSARKEPRWRDPELPEVLAMLRHPVDPVKANAAAYLQHLCFENEAVKRRVRQLRGLPLLVALLDHPRAEVRRRACGALRNLSYGRDADNKAAIRDCGGVPALVRLLRAARDSEVRELVTGTLWNLSSYEPLKMAIIDHGLQTLTHEVIVPNSGWEPEPNEDSKPRDAEWTTVFKNTSGCLRNVSSDGAEARRRLRECEGLVDALLHALQSAVGRKDTDNKSVENCVCIVRNLSYHVHKEVPGAERYQEAEPGPPGGSGSAQRRSRGDAGCFGGKKAKGKRDGEMDQNSDTLDLPKRTEAAKGFELLYQPEVVRLYLSLLTESRNFNTLEAAAGALQNLSAGNWVWATHIRAAVRKERGLPVLVELLQSETDKVVRAVAIALRNLSLDRRNKDLIGSYAMAELVRNVRSAQAPTRPGARLEEDTVVAVLNTIHEIVSDSLDNARSLLQARGVPALVALGASSQSVREAKAASHVLQTVWSYKELRSTLQKDGWSKARFQSAAANARGPKAASSPGGLDDSTLPLVEKSLDGEKPGGQDMTPMEALGPDGYSTMDRRECRARGSDPAGEASEKEPLKGLGLAVCS, encoded by the exons ATGCCGGCCGAACTCAGACAG GAGCAGAGCCCGGGCAGCCAGGCCTCGCTGGCCACAATGCCGGAGGCGCCCGAGGTGCTGGAGGAGACCGTGACGGTGGAGGAGGACCCGGGCACACCCACCTCCCACGTGTCCATCGTCACGTCCGAAGACGGCACCACGCGCCGCACGGAGACCAAG GTCACCAAGACAGTCAAGACGGTGACCACGAGAACCCTGCGCCAGGTGCCCGTGGGCCCCGACGGCCTCCCCCTGCTGGACGGCGGGCCCCCGCTGGGCCCCTTCACCGACGGCCCCCTGGACCGGCACTTCCTGCTGCGCGGGGGCGGCCCGGCGGCCACGGTCTCCCGCACCTGCCtcggcggaggcggcggcggcttTCCCGAGGAGCCCCGCGACGTCCCCGGCTACGGAAGCCTGTCTCGAGGGCTGGGCGTCCGGCCCCCACGCGGAGGACCCCCGGGCCCGGGCCCGGGCGATGGCTGCTTCACCCTGCCCGGCCGGCGGGAGGCCTTCCCCGCGGGGCCGGTGCTGGAGCCGGGGCTGCCGGCCGGCCGCTCGCAACCCGAGCGGTTCCAGGCAGAGCCATACGGCTTGGAGGACGACGCTCGCAGCCTGGCCGCCGATGAAGAAGGGGCGCCGGAGCTGGAGCCGGAGTATGGCACCGCCGCGCGGAGGAGGCCGGACTGTGGGCGGGGCCTGCGCGCCAG GGCCTACGAGGACGTGGCAGACGACGGCTGCGAGCTGATGGAGGAGCGACCGGCCACCGCGGCGCCCCTGGCGCAGCCGGAACGCGGCAGCCTGGGCAGCCTGGAGCGGGCGGCGCGGCGCTCGCCCTCCGCGGACAGTGCCCGCAAGGAGCCGCGCTGGCGGGACCCCGAGCTGCCTGAGGTGCTTGCCATGCTGCGGCACCCGGTGGACCCCGTGAAGGCCAACGCGGCCGCCTACCTGCAGCACCTGTGCTTCGAGAACGAGGCCGTCAAGAGGCGCGTGCGGCAGCTGCGGGGGCTGCCGCTGCTCGTGGCCCTGCTGGACCACCCGCGCGCGGAGGTGCGGCGCCGGGCCTGCGGGGCGCTGCGGAACCTCTCCTACGGCCGGGACGCGGACAACAAGGCCGCCATCCGGGACTGCGGCGGAGTGCCCGCCCTGGTGCGCCTGCTGCGGGCCGCGCGGGACAGCGAAGTCCGCGAGCTCGTCACAG GCACGCTCTGGAACCTGTCATCCTACGAGCCCCTGAAGATGGCCATCATCGACCATGGCCTGCAGACGCTGACCCACGAGGTCATCGTGCCGAACTCGGGCTGGGAGCCGGAGCCCAATGAGGACTCCAAGCCACGGGACGCCGAATGGACGACCGTCTTCAAGAACACGTCAGGCTGCCTGAG GAACGTGAGCTCGGATGGCGCAGAGGCCCGACGGCGGCTCCGCGAATGTGAGGGGCTGGTGGATGCCCTGCTGCACGCCCTGCAGTCGGCCGTGGGCAGGAAGGACACGGACAACAAG TCGGTGGAGAACTGCGTGTGCATCGTCCGGAACCTCTCCTACCACGTGCATAAGGAGGTGCCGGGGGCCGAAAGGTACCAGGAGGCCGAGCCCGGGCCCCCGGGTGGTTCCGGGAGCGCCCAGCGCCGGAGCAGGGGGGACGCCGGCTGCTTCGGTGGCAAGAAGGCCAAAG GGAAGCGGGATGGGGAGATGGACCAGAACTCGGACACCCTGGACCTGCCCAAGCGCACTGAGGCTGCCAAGG GCTTCGAGCTGCTGTACCAGCCCGAGGTGGTGCGTCTGTACCTGTCCCTCCTGACGGAGAGCCGCAACTTCAACACCCTGGAGGCCGCGGCCGGCGCCCTGCAGAACCTCAGCGCCGGGAACTGGGTG TGGGCCACGCACATCCGCGCCGCGGTGCGCAAGGAGCGCGGGCTGCCGGTGCTCGTGGAGCTGCTGCAGTCGGAGACCGACAAGGTGGTGCGCGCCGTCGCCATTGCCCTGCGCAACCTCTCGCTCGACCGGCGCAACAAGGACCTTATCG GGAGCTACGCCATGGCCGAGCTCGTGCGAAACGTGCGCAGCGCGCAGGCGCCCACCCGGCCCGGTGCCCGCCTGGAGGAGGATACAGTGGTGGCCGTGCTCAACACCATCCACGAGATCGTGTCCGACAGTCTGGACAACGCGCGCTCGCTGCTGCAAGCTCGCGGCGTGCCCGCGCTGGTGGCACTGGGCGCCTCCAG CCAATCGGTGCGCGAGGCGAAGGCAGCGTCGCACGTGCTGCAGACGGTGTGGAGCTACAAGGAGCTGCGAAGCACCCTGCAGAAGGACGGCTGGAGCAAGGCGCGCTTCCAG TCAGCCGCTGCTAATGCCAGAGGCCCCAAGGCAGCCTCGAGTCCGGGAGGCTTGGACGACAGCACGCTGCCGCTGGTGGAAAAGAGCCTGG ACGGTGAGAAGCCAGGCGGCCAGGACATGACCCCCATGGAGGCACTTGGCCCAG ACGGCTACTCCACCATGGACAGGCGGGAGTGCCGGGCTCGAGGCAGTGACCCCGCGGGGGAGGCCTCTGAGAAGGAGCCGTTGAAA GGCCTGGGCCTGGCCGTTTGCTCTTAG
- the ARVCF gene encoding splicing regulator ARVCF isoform X1, translating into MEDCSVRSAATILASVREQEARFELLTRALEQERRHVALQLERAQQPGTGGGQSLPMAWQQLVLQEQSPGSQASLATMPEAPEVLEETVTVEEDPGTPTSHVSIVTSEDGTTRRTETKVTKTVKTVTTRTLRQVPVGPDGLPLLDGGPPLGPFTDGPLDRHFLLRGGGPAATVSRTCLGGGGGGFPEEPRDVPGYGSLSRGLGVRPPRGGPPGPGPGDGCFTLPGRREAFPAGPVLEPGLPAGRSQPERFQAEPYGLEDDARSLAADEEGAPELEPEYGTAARRRPDCGRGLRARAYEDVADDGCELMEERPATAAPLAQPERGSLGSLERAARRSPSADSARKEPRWRDPELPEVLAMLRHPVDPVKANAAAYLQHLCFENEAVKRRVRQLRGLPLLVALLDHPRAEVRRRACGALRNLSYGRDADNKAAIRDCGGVPALVRLLRAARDSEVRELVTGTLWNLSSYEPLKMAIIDHGLQTLTHEVIVPNSGWEPEPNEDSKPRDAEWTTVFKNTSGCLRNVSSDGAEARRRLRECEGLVDALLHALQSAVGRKDTDNKSVENCVCIVRNLSYHVHKEVPGAERYQEAEPGPPGGSGSAQRRSRGDAGCFGGKKAKEEWFHQGKRDGEMDQNSDTLDLPKRTEAAKGFELLYQPEVVRLYLSLLTESRNFNTLEAAAGALQNLSAGNWVWATHIRAAVRKERGLPVLVELLQSETDKVVRAVAIALRNLSLDRRNKDLIGSYAMAELVRNVRSAQAPTRPGARLEEDTVVAVLNTIHEIVSDSLDNARSLLQARGVPALVALGASSQSVREAKAASHVLQTVWSYKELRSTLQKDGWSKARFQSAAANARGPKAASSPGGLDDSTLPLVEKSLDGEKPGGQDMTPMEALGPDGYSTMDRRECRARGSDPAGEASEKEPLKPDPSRKAPPPGPSRPAVRLVDAVGDARPQPVDSWV; encoded by the exons ATGGAGGACTGCAGTGTGCGCTCAGCCGCCACCATCCTGGCCTCGGTGAGAGAGCAGGAGGCCCGCTTCGAGCTGCTGACGCGGGCGCTGGAGCAGGAGCGGCGCCATGTCGCCCTGCAGCTGGAGCGAGCCCAGCAGCCTGGCACAGGTGGCGGGCAGTCCCTGCCCATGGCCTGGCAACAGCTGGTTCTGCAG GAGCAGAGCCCGGGCAGCCAGGCCTCGCTGGCCACAATGCCGGAGGCGCCCGAGGTGCTGGAGGAGACCGTGACGGTGGAGGAGGACCCGGGCACACCCACCTCCCACGTGTCCATCGTCACGTCCGAAGACGGCACCACGCGCCGCACGGAGACCAAG GTCACCAAGACAGTCAAGACGGTGACCACGAGAACCCTGCGCCAGGTGCCCGTGGGCCCCGACGGCCTCCCCCTGCTGGACGGCGGGCCCCCGCTGGGCCCCTTCACCGACGGCCCCCTGGACCGGCACTTCCTGCTGCGCGGGGGCGGCCCGGCGGCCACGGTCTCCCGCACCTGCCtcggcggaggcggcggcggcttTCCCGAGGAGCCCCGCGACGTCCCCGGCTACGGAAGCCTGTCTCGAGGGCTGGGCGTCCGGCCCCCACGCGGAGGACCCCCGGGCCCGGGCCCGGGCGATGGCTGCTTCACCCTGCCCGGCCGGCGGGAGGCCTTCCCCGCGGGGCCGGTGCTGGAGCCGGGGCTGCCGGCCGGCCGCTCGCAACCCGAGCGGTTCCAGGCAGAGCCATACGGCTTGGAGGACGACGCTCGCAGCCTGGCCGCCGATGAAGAAGGGGCGCCGGAGCTGGAGCCGGAGTATGGCACCGCCGCGCGGAGGAGGCCGGACTGTGGGCGGGGCCTGCGCGCCAG GGCCTACGAGGACGTGGCAGACGACGGCTGCGAGCTGATGGAGGAGCGACCGGCCACCGCGGCGCCCCTGGCGCAGCCGGAACGCGGCAGCCTGGGCAGCCTGGAGCGGGCGGCGCGGCGCTCGCCCTCCGCGGACAGTGCCCGCAAGGAGCCGCGCTGGCGGGACCCCGAGCTGCCTGAGGTGCTTGCCATGCTGCGGCACCCGGTGGACCCCGTGAAGGCCAACGCGGCCGCCTACCTGCAGCACCTGTGCTTCGAGAACGAGGCCGTCAAGAGGCGCGTGCGGCAGCTGCGGGGGCTGCCGCTGCTCGTGGCCCTGCTGGACCACCCGCGCGCGGAGGTGCGGCGCCGGGCCTGCGGGGCGCTGCGGAACCTCTCCTACGGCCGGGACGCGGACAACAAGGCCGCCATCCGGGACTGCGGCGGAGTGCCCGCCCTGGTGCGCCTGCTGCGGGCCGCGCGGGACAGCGAAGTCCGCGAGCTCGTCACAG GCACGCTCTGGAACCTGTCATCCTACGAGCCCCTGAAGATGGCCATCATCGACCATGGCCTGCAGACGCTGACCCACGAGGTCATCGTGCCGAACTCGGGCTGGGAGCCGGAGCCCAATGAGGACTCCAAGCCACGGGACGCCGAATGGACGACCGTCTTCAAGAACACGTCAGGCTGCCTGAG GAACGTGAGCTCGGATGGCGCAGAGGCCCGACGGCGGCTCCGCGAATGTGAGGGGCTGGTGGATGCCCTGCTGCACGCCCTGCAGTCGGCCGTGGGCAGGAAGGACACGGACAACAAG TCGGTGGAGAACTGCGTGTGCATCGTCCGGAACCTCTCCTACCACGTGCATAAGGAGGTGCCGGGGGCCGAAAGGTACCAGGAGGCCGAGCCCGGGCCCCCGGGTGGTTCCGGGAGCGCCCAGCGCCGGAGCAGGGGGGACGCCGGCTGCTTCGGTGGCAAGAAGGCCAAAG AAGAGTGGTTCCATCAAG GGAAGCGGGATGGGGAGATGGACCAGAACTCGGACACCCTGGACCTGCCCAAGCGCACTGAGGCTGCCAAGG GCTTCGAGCTGCTGTACCAGCCCGAGGTGGTGCGTCTGTACCTGTCCCTCCTGACGGAGAGCCGCAACTTCAACACCCTGGAGGCCGCGGCCGGCGCCCTGCAGAACCTCAGCGCCGGGAACTGGGTG TGGGCCACGCACATCCGCGCCGCGGTGCGCAAGGAGCGCGGGCTGCCGGTGCTCGTGGAGCTGCTGCAGTCGGAGACCGACAAGGTGGTGCGCGCCGTCGCCATTGCCCTGCGCAACCTCTCGCTCGACCGGCGCAACAAGGACCTTATCG GGAGCTACGCCATGGCCGAGCTCGTGCGAAACGTGCGCAGCGCGCAGGCGCCCACCCGGCCCGGTGCCCGCCTGGAGGAGGATACAGTGGTGGCCGTGCTCAACACCATCCACGAGATCGTGTCCGACAGTCTGGACAACGCGCGCTCGCTGCTGCAAGCTCGCGGCGTGCCCGCGCTGGTGGCACTGGGCGCCTCCAG CCAATCGGTGCGCGAGGCGAAGGCAGCGTCGCACGTGCTGCAGACGGTGTGGAGCTACAAGGAGCTGCGAAGCACCCTGCAGAAGGACGGCTGGAGCAAGGCGCGCTTCCAG TCAGCCGCTGCTAATGCCAGAGGCCCCAAGGCAGCCTCGAGTCCGGGAGGCTTGGACGACAGCACGCTGCCGCTGGTGGAAAAGAGCCTGG ACGGTGAGAAGCCAGGCGGCCAGGACATGACCCCCATGGAGGCACTTGGCCCAG ACGGCTACTCCACCATGGACAGGCGGGAGTGCCGGGCTCGAGGCAGTGACCCCGCGGGGGAGGCCTCTGAGAAGGAGCCGTTGAAA CCCGACCCCAGCAGGAAGGCTCCTCCGCCCGGGCCCAGCAGGCCTGCGGTCAGGCTGGTGGACGCTGTGGGGGACGCCAGGCCTCAGCCTGTCGACTCCTGGGTCTAG